The Musa acuminata AAA Group cultivar baxijiao chromosome BXJ2-5, Cavendish_Baxijiao_AAA, whole genome shotgun sequence genomic interval CTCATCATTTCTCGTATGCTCGAGTTTTAAATAGTGTGATCTTaatttttccttcttctttttcttgcttcATTGTTCCATGAGAGATAGACCGAGCGTAGAATTGCAAGAAGAAAAATGAATGCTATGTTGTTGCCACCCGGCTTTCGGTTTCATCCTACGGACGAGGAGTTAGTCGGATACTACCTGAAGAGAAAAGTAGATGGGCTTAAGATCGAGCTCGAGGTCATTCCAGTGATCGATTTGTGCAAGTTTGATCCTTGGGAGCTACCAGGTAACATCTTTTCTTTGCTTTATTTCTTTTCGTTCTTGTGTGAGTATTTAGTGAAGAACAGGTTTGCCTCGAACAGGATGGCAAACTGAGTGTGTATTGTGAACTTGACTGACACAAACAGTTCCAATCTTGATAGATTTGAAGTGAAACTAAATATGTGAATTGGTCTCATCATTTACTTCCTGACAAGAGTTACCGCAGATTAAGCTGTAAAACTCTTTTGAGCACAACATTTATGAAGAAATGTTTTTCTCTGACGCTCGGCGTTCTATGTTCTTAGACAAATCGTTACTTCCAAGAAGAGACATGGAGTGGTTCTTCTTCTGCCCACGGGATCGCAAATACCCAAACGGTTCACGCACGAACAGAGCTACCGTTTCTGGATACTGGAAATCCACGGGCAAAGATAGAAAGATTTCATGTGAGTCTTCCGTGTTCGGGTTGAGGAAAACACTCGTCTTCTACCGCGGACGGGCTCCCGGGGGAGAAAGAACCGATTGGATCATGCACGAGTACCGTCTTTGCGAAGATCTTGTCCAAGGAGCTTCGAACTTTCTGGTGAGCAACTAAGAACCCTTTATTAGATCTACGTAGTCGTTCTAATGACTGGTTTCTTCTTCCTAGGGAGCTTTTGCCTTGTGCCGAGTAGTCAAGAGAAGTGGCAATGGGGTGACAAGTAGCGATCGACATGGAGAACCCAAAGCTAAAAGGTGTCCCAAGAGAAACTTCGATGAGGCCTTGCACGGCACAGAGGAAAGTTCATCTCTTGATCTCATTGACAGCAGCTGCAACGCATCTGACCTCCCATCACCAGAAACTGTGATCGCCTTCAGAGAACCGCATGTGATTTCAGATGCATCAAAGGTACAATCTGCAGCATCAAAGAACTCTATTTCGTGGTATGTTAATAAGAACACTATAATCGTCTTTTTTGGTCTGCAGGCGGATGGAGGAGCTTCAATGCCCTCAAATGGGGTTCCTAACCCAACGAGAGAAGCTTTCACCGTCGATGAACCTGGGAATGCACTCTTCTCGTCTTTCGCAAGTCCTGCACGTTGCATGGGCATGGGCATGTGCATGTGCAGCAGCAGCTGGGAAGACATCACGTTCCACAGCCTCCGGTGGGATGCAACAACATACATCGACGAATCATATGGTGGTACTACTTGTCGTAGAATGCCGACTCCTATGTCTCACAGTGTTCATGGCTTGGCATCTTCCATCTTACTTAGTCTTTGATTACAGGTACAGAAGATTTCGGTGCAGCAGCATCTGCTCACATTTGTCGGCAGGCAAGTGAAGGAGAAGAAGCCAACTTATGGTTGCAGGAAGACAACACAGTGACTGTGATGTGATGGATTTATCCAGATGAAGGCTGCAAGATTTCTGATGGTGTGGATAGTAATATTGGGAGTAAGAT includes:
- the LOC135581472 gene encoding protein NTM1-like 9 isoform X2; the encoded protein is MNAMLLPPGFRFHPTDEELVGYYLKRKVDGLKIELEVIPVIDLCKFDPWELPDKSLLPRRDMEWFFFCPRDRKYPNGSRTNRATVSGYWKSTGKDRKISCESSVFGLRKTLVFYRGRAPGGERTDWIMHEYRLCEDLVQGASNFLGAFALCRVVKRSGNGVTSSDRHGEPKAKRCPKRNFDEALHGTEESSSLDLIDSSCNASDLPSPETVIAFREPHVISDASKADGGASMPSNGVPNPTREAFTVDEPGNALFSSFASPARCMGMGMCMCSSSWEDITFHSLRWDATTYIDESYGTEDFGAAASAHICRQASEGEEANLWLQEDNTVTVM
- the LOC135581472 gene encoding protein NTM1-like 9 isoform X1, with protein sequence MNAMLLPPGFRFHPTDEELVGYYLKRKVDGLKIELEVIPVIDLCKFDPWELPDKSLLPRRDMEWFFFCPRDRKYPNGSRTNRATVSGYWKSTGKDRKISCESSVFGLRKTLVFYRGRAPGGERTDWIMHEYRLCEDLVQGASNFLGAFALCRVVKRSGNGVTSSDRHGEPKAKRCPKRNFDEALHGTEESSSLDLIDSSCNASDLPSPETVIAFREPHVISDASKADGGASMPSNGVPNPTREAFTVDEPGNALFSSFASPARCMGMGMCMCSSSWEDITFHSLRWDATTYIDESYGGTEDFGAAASAHICRQASEGEEANLWLQEDNTVTVM